Proteins found in one Promicromonospora sukumoe genomic segment:
- a CDS encoding tyrosine-type recombinase/integrase, with translation MARSRIPIGTFGSINTTKNGPRSWTARARFRDPDGVLRPVEATSAGSETAEQELKIKLAHRTRIVAGVSDLHPHSPFSELVQVWLEDLDLDPDLAQGTKDLYERDMRTLVLPAFEHFVLREITISKVDRFLRTLAHQSYSRAKHAKVVLNLALGMAHRYEAIEKNPVTGTKRLKRPVTQATALSLEEIQAIRAAARTWRRGDTKTPGPKPDGQLEVIIEVMLGSSLRIGEVLALRKCDIDLTTTPATLQVSGTIVSPKGKPTYRQPHPKTRTSVRRIAIPTYTATALRDRMVDLAGHEPDTLVFRTRNGTPLTTNNIRRRLRDVLATAGITGVTPHSFRRTVATTINRAAGADLAAQLLGHTSSEITQKHYIEPDTNIDTRTATIFETLTPGSSHRAGSRSAGSQPPTARP, from the coding sequence ATGGCTAGGTCACGGATCCCGATCGGAACGTTCGGCAGCATCAACACGACCAAGAACGGCCCCCGGTCGTGGACCGCGCGGGCGAGGTTCCGGGACCCGGACGGGGTCCTGCGTCCTGTGGAGGCCACCAGCGCTGGCTCCGAGACCGCGGAGCAGGAGCTGAAGATCAAGCTCGCCCACCGCACCCGGATCGTCGCCGGTGTCAGCGATCTGCACCCCCACAGCCCGTTCTCCGAGCTGGTCCAGGTGTGGCTCGAGGACCTCGATCTGGACCCCGACCTCGCCCAGGGCACCAAGGATCTGTACGAGCGCGACATGCGCACGCTGGTGCTGCCGGCATTCGAGCACTTCGTGCTGCGTGAGATCACGATCAGCAAGGTCGACCGGTTCCTGCGCACCCTGGCGCACCAGTCCTACTCCCGGGCCAAGCACGCCAAGGTCGTCCTGAACCTGGCGTTGGGCATGGCGCACCGGTACGAGGCGATCGAGAAGAACCCAGTCACGGGCACGAAGCGACTCAAGCGGCCCGTCACTCAGGCCACGGCGTTGAGCCTGGAGGAGATTCAGGCGATCCGGGCCGCGGCCCGCACCTGGCGCCGCGGAGACACCAAGACGCCCGGGCCAAAGCCGGACGGGCAGCTGGAGGTCATCATCGAGGTCATGCTCGGCTCCTCACTGCGCATCGGCGAAGTCCTCGCCCTGCGGAAGTGCGACATCGACCTGACCACCACCCCCGCCACCCTGCAGGTCTCGGGCACGATCGTGTCCCCGAAGGGGAAGCCGACCTACCGGCAGCCGCATCCGAAGACGCGGACATCGGTGCGGCGGATCGCGATCCCGACCTACACCGCCACCGCCCTCAGGGACCGCATGGTCGATCTCGCCGGCCACGAACCCGACACCCTGGTCTTCCGGACCCGTAACGGAACGCCGTTGACGACGAACAACATCCGACGACGCCTGCGCGACGTCCTCGCTACCGCGGGCATCACCGGGGTCACACCGCACTCCTTCCGGCGGACGGTGGCGACAACGATAAACCGTGCCGCCGGCGCCGACCTCGCCGCCCAGCTCCTCGGCCACACGTCGAGCGAGATCACCCAGAAGCACTACATCGAGCCAGACACGAACATCGACACCCGCACCGCCACCATCTTCGAGACACTCACACCCGGCTCGAGCCATCGCGCTGGTAGCCGTAGCGCTGGTTCACAGCCACCCACTGCGAGGCCATAG